The following is a genomic window from Cinclus cinclus chromosome 7, bCinCin1.1, whole genome shotgun sequence.
agCAAATTCTAAAATGTGGCATCTTAATGTAAAGGCACTTAGATTTTAGAGGAGTGATATACTGCCAGACTAGCTGTAAATAGCAGTGTCCCACTTCTCACAGAGCCTTTATGAAGGTTGTGTTGGGATTGAGTAGAGGTTCTGGGCACGTTATGGGGAGGAACCAGAATTGTTTTGATCAAACAGTAAAGTCTTTTCCTTCTAGCACTTCAGCTGGGCAAAGCTAGGGGATCTATGATACTATCCTTGTTTCTTGTTACAAGAGATGCCCATTAGCTCATATCACTGATTAATTGAGTTTGTTTAAAAAGTCCAGCAGCAGATTAAGAGCAATAATTCATTGGGATTACATTGTAAGATATTGTATTTAATGATAGGCAGAATCTGTTAGGGGTCTGCTGCAATGCAAttttctgcagctgtggcaTGTCATCCAGAGCTGGCTCTTTCTGGACAGAATCTCAGTGTAAATGGGCTGCTCTTGGTGTGACTGCAGTGACAGCTACACTTTTATCACACACAAGTCAAACATTTTATTATTCAGGTAAAGATTATTACAGTTTTAATAGTTGATGAAGGTGGTATGAACAGTGCGTATGTtgaaaggcttttcttttttagccCATATCAATAcatcagctcctgctgtggaGAGCTGGGCAGTTACCAATAGGAAGTAGcgcaggaagaaggaagagtCGTAGTGAATaaaagcagggtttttttccatgctgctgtTTAGCTGACTGTTTCTTTGGTTTAAATGAACAAAGCATCCTATTTGCCATAGGGTTTTCAGTTACCCAAGCCACCAGAGCCACCCTCTGTGGAAGTGGAATATTACACCATTGCTGAATTCCAGTCATGCATCTCTGATGGCATAAGCTTTCGTGGAGGACAAAAAGCTGAGGTGAGCCTTAACGGTGTATCTGGAAAAATTGTTATATACATCTGTTGCATGGGAGTGGATTGAAAACAGGGGAGTGAGAAGCAGTGAGTTGAGATTTTTGTCTAAGTAGCATGTTCCTTGTTATCTCTTAGGTTATCGAAAAGAATTCTGGTGGCTGGTGGTATGTGCAGattggagagaaggaaggatgggCTCCAGCATCTTACATTGACAAGAGAAAGAAACCGAATTTGAACAGAAGAACCAGTACTTTAACCCGCCCAAAGgttcctcccccagcccctcccagtaAACCAAAAGACTCTGAAGAAGGAACAACTCCTGGAGCGGTTTCTTCAGGAGATACCCAGGACTCTCCCCACAAGCTGAAATATGAAGAACCTGAGTATGATGTGCCTGCTTTTGGCTTTGACTCAGAGTGTGAAGTGAGTGAAAGTCACCATGAAGACAGCACTCCTGAAAAACGACTGTTTCAGCCCCTGAAGCCCTCACCTGTGTCATCGCTTCAGAAAACTAAGTTCAAAGTAGGAGAGTCTTCAGAAGAAGTTGGTCATGAAGAAGAAACCATCTATGAGAACGAGGGGTTCAGGCGTTATGTGGAAGATGCTTTGTCCAATAAGGAGTCTAGTGGGGATTCTGATTCTCAGAAaagctcctctctctccttaATCCAAAGAAATTCTCCATGTTCCAGCTCTCCTAAATCATCACTCGTGAAGCTCAAGACAGACAAAAACATTCAGCCTGATCTTGGAAAATGTCACTATTCCAGGAGtgaggaaacaaaaccaagatCAGCTTCAGATGTTGGCTTACGGAGTGTGCCAAGAACCAGCGTGAAGAAAGATCCTGGGCAGAGTCCTTCCATCAAAGCAAAGCCAATCGTTAGGCCCAAACCCTTCCTGAGCAAGGCAGACTCTCAGAGCCAGGAAAAGATGGATATTAGCACTTTAAGGCGTCAGTTGAGGCCAACTGGGCAGCTCAGAGGTGGACTCAAAGGTTCAAGAAGTGAAGAGTCTGCGAGCCCCCCCCGCACAGCTTCTGAGAGCCAGGATGACCCTGTTCGGAGAAGCTCAGCTGATCTCATCACAGCTCCTTCCCGTGGCATCTTCTGCTCCAGCCATACAGCCAAAACTGAGCAAGAAAATGACTCCAGATGTTTCTATGTGACCACTGACTCATACCAAAAGGTACAGGATTCTGAAATTTGCTTCCCAGCAGGAGTAGAAgtggaagtgctggaaaagcaggCCAGTGGATGGTGGTACCTGAAGTATGGAGACATGGAAGGCTGGGCTCCTTCCCATTATTTGGCTCTCCCTGATAACCAGCGAGAAACTACATCAGCAGAGACTGATTCCTCTTTTGCcaggaacaggaaaaatgaaaacaagtcGAACAGTTTAGAGAAGATAGAAAAGAGGGTTCAGGCTTTGAACACCATCAACCAGAGCAAACGTGCAACACCACCCATCCCAAACAAACCTCCTGGCGGCTTCTCAAAAGCATCAGGGCCAATTAAAATGAGGAATGGTGTGAGGCAGCTTGCTGTCCGTCCACAGTCAGTGTTTGTGTCTCCACCACCAAAGGATAACAACCTGTCGTGCTCCTTGCGCAGAAATGAGTCTTTAACAACTACAGATCAACTTAGGACCGTCCGTCGGAATTCCTCCTTCAGCAACGCGTGGGCACAGCCTGGTGACAcaaagggaaaacagccggAGCGGCTGGGCACGGAGAGCTCTGAGACCACCTCCAACCTCCCCACACAGAGGAATGGGATCCCTGTGTCCACAGTCAGGCCAAAGCCCATTGAGAAATCCCAGTTCATCCACAACAATCTCAAGGACATCTATGTTTCCATTGCAGACTATGAAGGGGATGAGGAGACTGCAGGGTTTCAGGAAGGTGTCTGCATGGAGGTCCTCGAAAGGAACCCAAACGGCTGGTGGTACTGCCAGATCATGAATGGTGTGAAGCCATTCAAAGGCTGGGTGCCCTCAAATTATTTGGAGAAAAAGAACTAATATTGCAATATCTTTAACCTCCCTAATTTATACTGTTCCTGCTGTGTACATGTGGAAAAAACAATTGCTACACAAAAAGACGTTTCCCTGTGCTCCAGTTTGTACAAAGAAGTCCACATGAGAACAAATCTGCCGTGTTCTGGAGAGGTTTGTGGGGTTTACATGTTGTAAGCAACTGCAAGGAAGATGCAGCATAGTCAAATGCCTTTTTGTGAAGTTGTTAATAATCTTGTATGTGTAACAGGGTATGACATCCCATCCTTCCCATTATCGATAGGAAACCAAATGTGTGCCTTTTGTGAGAGAAATACACATGCATCTACCTGGGGAGTTCTGTGCCAAACTGTTCTACAATCTTGGCTCCCTTTCTCCTCATTTTTGTCTGTACGTGGAACACCCAAGAATTTTGAATGCTTTTCCGCAACTTACAGTGAGAAGCAAATGAAAGTTTCTGAAACACAGAGGGACTCTAATcctttggagatttttttttttttttttttttttttaactaaacaGTTGGTAGGTCCAGAGTTGGAGCCTTTTCATCATGGAGAGTTTCAGTGTCTGTCTTCAGTGTTGTCACGGCTAACTGACCAGAAAAGGCCATCAGGTGGTGTGGGCTGGGGgctttctgtttcctttc
Proteins encoded in this region:
- the SH3PXD2A gene encoding SH3 and PX domain-containing protein 2A encodes the protein MLSYSVLDANVVDVEKRRNPSKHYVYIINVTWSDLTSQIIYRRYSKFFDLQMQLLDKFPIEGGQKDPKQRIIPFLPGKILFRRSHVRDVAVKRLKPIDEYCRALVRLPPHISQCDEVFRFFEARPEDLNPPKEDYGSSKRKSVWMSSLSETPKKSVTPGADANSEPMILEQYVVVSNYEKQENSEISLQAGEVVDVIEKNESGWWFVSTAEEQGWVPATYLESQNGTRDDSDINTSKFGEVSKRRKAHLRRLDRRWTLGGIVNRQQSREEKYVTIQPYASQGKDEIGFEKGVTVEVIQKNLEGWWYIRYLGKEGWAPASYLKKAKDDLPSRKKNLTGPVEIIGNIMEISNLLNKKSSTDKEAQVENESAETHITKKEISLPILCNDSNGNAMTTPDKQASKLAQGSPAIARIAPQRAQISSPNLRTRPPPRRESSLGFQLPKPPEPPSVEVEYYTIAEFQSCISDGISFRGGQKAEVIEKNSGGWWYVQIGEKEGWAPASYIDKRKKPNLNRRTSTLTRPKVPPPAPPSKPKDSEEGTTPGAVSSGDTQDSPHKLKYEEPEYDVPAFGFDSECEVSESHHEDSTPEKRLFQPLKPSPVSSLQKTKFKVGESSEEVGHEEETIYENEGFRRYVEDALSNKESSGDSDSQKSSSLSLIQRNSPCSSSPKSSLVKLKTDKNIQPDLGKCHYSRSEETKPRSASDVGLRSVPRTSVKKDPGQSPSIKAKPIVRPKPFLSKADSQSQEKMDISTLRRQLRPTGQLRGGLKGSRSEESASPPRTASESQDDPVRRSSADLITAPSRGIFCSSHTAKTEQENDSRCFYVTTDSYQKVQDSEICFPAGVEVEVLEKQASGWWYLKYGDMEGWAPSHYLALPDNQRETTSAETDSSFARNRKNENKSNSLEKIEKRVQALNTINQSKRATPPIPNKPPGGFSKASGPIKMRNGVRQLAVRPQSVFVSPPPKDNNLSCSLRRNESLTTTDQLRTVRRNSSFSNAWAQPGDTKGKQPERLGTESSETTSNLPTQRNGIPVSTVRPKPIEKSQFIHNNLKDIYVSIADYEGDEETAGFQEGVCMEVLERNPNGWWYCQIMNGVKPFKGWVPSNYLEKKN